A stretch of the Arachis stenosperma cultivar V10309 chromosome 6, arast.V10309.gnm1.PFL2, whole genome shotgun sequence genome encodes the following:
- the LOC130934182 gene encoding uncharacterized protein LOC130934182 has protein sequence MTTYSEDLRCQRCGGFNPDKPSRKGLDLCYKCGMPGHISRDFSHRRTQDADQFQQQGRADFRRNNNDDNNNHQGRRYEKQPQNELNCKRCGIYHLRTPCRAGLGLCYYCGGAGHMSWNCPEKANKVPRGPNNKISRML, from the coding sequence ATGACGACGTATTCAGAGGATTTGAGGTGCCAaaggtgtggaggtttcaatcCTGATAAGCCCAGCCGAAAGGGTTTAGACTTGTGTTACAAGTGTGGGATGCCTGGTCATATCTCTAGAGATTTTTCCCACAGAAGGACTCAGGATGCagatcaatttcaacaacaagGCCGAGCCGACTTCCGAAGGAACAACAACGACGACAACAACAATCATCAAGGGAGGAGATATGAGAAGCAACCTCAAAATGAGTTGAACTGTAAGAGGTGTGGAATTTACCACCTGAGAACCCCATGTAGAGCTGGATTGGGTTTGTGTTACTATTGCGGAGGAGCTGGTCATATGTCGTGGAACTGTCCCGAGAAAGCCAACAAAGTGCCGAGAGGGCCCAACAACAAGATCTCGCGTATGCTGTGA